Proteins encoded in a region of the Bacteroidota bacterium genome:
- a CDS encoding M28 family peptidase yields the protein MGLFGRRNDRLSVIGCWLSVGVPLAFLCSCSTDPQPEVKSVEPPPVSVNRIPTPEFNSDSAYLFTKQQVDFGPRVPGTPAHAKCADYLVNKLKSYKLDVMVQSGVVQTFDQKQFRLKNIIASYKPGLNDRILLCAHWDARPFADSDTKDRDKPIDAANDGAAGVAVLMEIARQLSSANPGIGIDIILFDLEDYGNNGDQKSWCLGSQYWSRNLHKPGYSARFGILLDMVGAANATFPKEANSVEFAPMIVNKVWSIAANLGYSNYFIDETISFVGIDDHIWVNKAGIPCIDIIQYDKAVGGFGKYHHTHDDNMSIIDKNTLNAVGQTLLEVIFSEKGYQ from the coding sequence ATGGGGTTGTTTGGGAGAAGGAATGATCGGTTATCGGTTATCGGTTGTTGGTTATCGGTTGGAGTGCCGTTGGCTTTTTTGTGCTCATGTTCAACCGATCCCCAACCTGAAGTAAAAAGTGTTGAACCTCCTCCTGTATCAGTAAATAGAATTCCTACCCCTGAGTTCAATTCTGATTCCGCTTATTTATTCACCAAACAGCAGGTTGATTTTGGTCCGCGTGTGCCGGGAACTCCTGCGCATGCAAAGTGTGCCGATTATTTGGTAAACAAGTTAAAGTCTTATAAGTTAGATGTAATGGTGCAGAGTGGTGTAGTGCAAACCTTCGACCAAAAGCAGTTCAGGCTAAAAAATATAATTGCGAGTTATAAACCCGGATTGAATGATCGTATATTACTGTGCGCGCACTGGGATGCCCGCCCGTTTGCAGATTCAGATACAAAAGACCGTGATAAACCTATAGATGCCGCAAATGATGGCGCTGCAGGGGTTGCAGTATTGATGGAGATTGCCCGGCAGCTGAGTTCCGCTAATCCGGGTATTGGTATCGACATTATTTTATTTGACCTGGAAGATTACGGTAATAACGGCGACCAGAAAAGCTGGTGTCTTGGCTCACAATACTGGAGCCGTAATCTGCACAAGCCGGGCTATTCGGCCAGGTTTGGTATTTTGCTGGATATGGTTGGCGCTGCCAATGCCACATTTCCAAAGGAAGCAAATTCCGTGGAGTTTGCGCCGATGATAGTTAATAAGGTATGGAGCATAGCGGCCAACCTGGGGTATTCAAATTATTTCATTGATGAAACAATTTCGTTTGTGGGTATTGATGATCATATCTGGGTAAACAAAGCCGGTATACCTTGCATAGATATCATTCAGTATGATAAGGCTGTGGGTGGTTTCGGTAAATACCATCATACCCATGATGATAACATGAGCATTATTGATAAGAATACGCTGAACGCTGTGGGTCAGACTTTGCTGGAGGTCATTTTTAGCGAAAAAGGATACCAGTAA